GAGGATAATCCCTCCACCATTCCCACAGGAATGATGTGCACCTGAAGTTCTGCTCTCTCTGACATCTAAACAGGGCAGACACAACAGTATTCTCCTGACAGGTTCATTTTCTGTAGTTTCTCTACAGAGAGCTGTGTGTAAATGTAAATCACTCATTTCCAAACCAAAGAATTCTCATTCTATCAGTATCAGAGGAAGTCCAAGCTTGTTCTTAAATTGCTCCATGAGTGATGCTGACAAAAAACTCTTCCCTCTGCAAGAGGAGGCTGAGCAGCAACCTGTTACTTGGtatttttggaaacaaaaatacaaGAATCTGGAACAACAAATGAGCTCAGTTggtcagagcatggtgctaGTAACACCAAGGTTATGGGTTTGATCCCTCTGTGGGTAACTCCCTTTGAGAGCTGGAtttcttgtgggtcccttccaatttagactgctctgaaatgcagcttttatcctgaaagacatctcagAACACACAGGgaacaggaacagcagcaggaaggaacaAAGGAAACAGCCCACCACGCTAAAaggctccaggaaaagaaacagcagaaaaagtaAACTGGAagcatcttaaaaaaataacaccTGGCTTTTCAAGAGGTCACAAAATTGTGAGCACTTGGGTAGAGGGGACATTCAGGCAAGCAAAGTGAAAGGCAGCTGAATCAGATCCCTGCTAAGGCTGTCAGcaaacagctcccagcacctgaGCAAAGAGAGTCCTACCCCCATGCAGGGCCTGCCCTGGAGCTCCTGAGGCTGTCAGAACCCTCAAGGTGTGGACACCTTCTGAGAAACTGTGATGGAAGAACCcagaattaatttcatttatttagaaGCCAGCAGAAGCATGAAGTGTTTAAGAAGtacacaggcacagctgcaatTCATATCTCGTATATTTGAGCTTACTAAGGTCTGAAAGAATGAGAGGTGGTGTCTCATGGACAGCACACATTAAAAGTGAGGCTGTTAATTGTTAAATCTACAGGAAGAGTCATTCACAAACAGAACACGTGCCCTGGCCTGGAATAAAATCTTTACAGATGATCCAGAAACAACCTTTGGTTCTGGGTTTGTGGGCACACaggggaggaggctgagggctgcagcacctcaaGGACTCCAGCACAGGGCGTGTCTCTGACCCAGAGAAAGGTGTTGCACAACCAGCAGGCTGCAAGTGGGAGAAAGGAGGAAGTAAAGGTCAGCTGTAACACGGGGGGGGACTGGCTCTGAAATGGAGCCACTGGAGCAACACAgagctgaggatgaggaggatgaagagCAAAGAGGAACTAACCTGTCAATAAAAGACTCAAAGGCAAAAGGAGAAAGCTGAGCTCACACCCGAGTTTACCACAATGCAGGAGCCCAGAACACAGAGCCCACAGACCGGGGCTCCTTGGCTACCTCTGGGTCACCTCCAtggagctccagcccctctcccgCTCGTACCGAGCCCGGGCAGTGAGACCCGGCCAGCGGGGCCCTCTGGGCACTGAGACCCGGCCGGACCCGGGGCCCTCTGGGCACTGAGACCCGGCCGGACCCGGGGCCCTCCCGCGGCCTCTCCGCGCCTGGGCCCGGCCGCTGTCGCCTCCCAAACCCCCCGAGCCCTCCCCTAGGCCTGGCCGCCCTACCCTGGGTTCTCCCCGGGCTCGCGGCTCCCTTCCCACGGCCCCAccagccctgagggagccgcTGCCGGCAGCaccgggcccggccgggccgaGCCGTTCCTCACCGTAGGGCTGCCCGCCCAGCTCATACTGCTGCATGCGGTAGACCGTGAACTCGTGCGCGGCCTCGGCGGCAGGCGgcggccccagcagcaggagcacggCGGGCACGAAGAGCAGGACGCTGATCGGGAGGCATGAGGCCTTGAGCACCGACTCCAGCACCTCGCCCGCCTCCTCCAGCATcgccgcggccccggcccgcacTGCGGCCTGCTCGGCACGCACGGCGCGCCCCGCGCCGCGCACCGGGACCCGTAGTTCGTTCGCCGCCGCGAGGGGCGCTGGGAGTTGTAGTCGCGGTAGCTCCGTGCGGGCCGCGGTGCCGCCACGGCTTGGCCTGCAGGGGGCGCCCTCATCCCGGCCTGGAGCTCCCGAGCGCCCCCCAgcggatgggatgggataatgggatgaaatgggatccatgggatgggatgtgatccatgggatgggatggaatgggatccattagatgggatccatgggatgggattaatgggatggggcaggatctataggatgggatgggatccatgggatgggatgggatgggatgggatgggatgggatgggatgggatgggatgggatgggatgggatgggatgggatgggatgggatgggatgggatccatgggatgggatgggatgggatgggatgggatgggatgggatgggatgggatgggatgggatgggatgggatgggatgggattggatccatgggatgggatgaacAGGATGGAGCGGGATGGGATGAATGGGACAGGACAGGATACGATGGGGTGAACAGGACCTGTTGCCTCCTGAGCAGGGCAATCCCCCTGTCCCAAGAACAggagggcagctccagctgtccCCAGACTACAAAAACATCCCCCGGCAGTACCTGGcctccagaggaaaaaaatcaaagcaaatcaCCCCAAGGCTTTCTGATCACCCTGATTTATTATGCAAAACAAATGAGCTGCActctcagctcctgcagaggggctgggccagcactgtgAGTCCCCAGTGCTTCTGTGTCCTTCTGGCACTGTGAGAGGAGGCATTTGGGTGCTGCTCTGGTTATTCCCCACATGGGAGAACAGAAGAGCAGGGATCTGAGGCACAAACTGGCTGTGTCTTCAGGCCCAGGATGGCACCAGGCTCCCCAGTCCCTCCTTGTGTCCatgccagtgccagccctgtcaCTGCAGCTCCGTCACAGCATTTGTCCTGGCTCAGTGCCCAGTCTGCACCCTGGGGAGAgtctgggctgtggctgcagctctctgccatCCTCAGGTTGGGCAGGACATCAAGTTTGCATTCCTTCCCgccagctgtgcccatcacAGAAGATCCAAAAGGATTCCAAAGTCTTGGAAGGGCCACCCGGTTGGGAAAATCCACCCTATGGGGCAAAACATCCTCAGGTGTGCAGCTACAGCACCTCTGCACACCCAAAGCTCACACAGAGAACCTGAGCACTgcagctgtcccagcacagcatccATCCCAAAATGTCCCTGTGTCTTTCACTCAATTCAAGGAGCaattcctgtccctgtgctgcatcAGTCTGATGGTGCAGTTCACAACTGCTCAGCCTTGCtacagccctgccaggccaggagcagccccatgAGCTCCTGGGGGCTGTCTGGCACCTCTTTTCCCCTCACAGGCTGGGCAGATTGCTCATCATGCTGGAGTTGCTGGACAGAGGCGCCCTGGGCTGAGCGCTCTTGGCCGTGGGGCCTCGGAAGCTGTCCCGGCAGCGCAGGGAGCTCTCCGTGGAGGAACCAGAGTTGATGTCCGAGATGGTCACGCAGCTGCCaggcctgcagagcccagccctgacacagcagcagctcagcaggctGCCCACGGCCCGGCGAACCTCCACGCTGCGTAGCGAGTAAATGACGGGGTTGACCCCTGAGTtgagcagtgccagagccagGGTCCAGTCCAGGCTGCGCAGGTGGTTGCAGGCCCCGGTGTCACAGAACACatccaagagcagcagcacaaagagaGGGCTCCAGCACACGATGAAAGCCCCCAGGATCATCAGCACCGTCTTCAGCAAGCGCAGCGAGCGCCGGCGGCCATTCCGCGAGCAGCTTTGCCTGGAGCTGGCCTGCACCAGCAGGAAGATGGAGATGTAGAGCCCGATGATCCCCAGGAGGATCACGCTGAACATCACCACGGAGAACAGGATATAATTCTTGGAGTAGAGCGGCAGGAGCACGGAGCAGGCCTGGAAATCACAAAGGCAGTTCCaccccagcatgggcagcaggCCGATGGCGAaggccagcagccagcaggccGCGATGAGGCCGCGCAGCCGCAGCGTCTTGCTGGCCTCGCTCTCCGCGATGGGCCTCACCATGGCGCCGTAGCGCTCCACCGCCGTCACCAGCAGGCTGAAGGTGGAGGCCGCCAAGGCCACGAAGAGGATGCCCTCCCTGAGGAACCAGAGCTGAGGGGACAGCTGGAAGGTCTTGCTGCCCGACAGGCAGAGGTTGCAGAGGTAGGCGATGCCCGCCAGGAGGTCGCTGAGGGTGATGCTGGCGATGCAGGAGTAGACCCAGCGGCGGCCCCGCAGGCAGCGCAGCAcggccagcagcaccagcaggttCTCCACGATGATGAGGCAGCTGATGACGGCGAAGGCCGTGCGCAGAGGCCCCATGCCCTCGTCGGCGGAGTGGCGCTTGCTGAGCTTGCCCGAGAAGTTGTAGTGCTGCAGGATGATGTTGATGTTCCCGGTGgcagccagctgcaggcaggaggctTTGGAGGTGAGCAGGTGAGCAGAGtccaggggaaggaggagggagcgATTcaccagccagcccagcactggaggAGCCATCTTCTGAGCCTGGGTCTGCACTCAGCGGGTGCTCGATGCAGGAAGGGTCAGGTGAGGCTTGGGGCAGAGCAGATCCTCTGttggagggctgcagccagccctgctcagcagaggGGAGAGTCAGAGCCCTgtctgccagcactgcagcactgaaagAGCAAGGGGAGAGGAGGGTGAGGTGTTTTGTAAGTCCACCCATGAGCATGGGCTTCCTGTTGTTTAATAAAATTTCCTGTTGTGACTGCCACTATTGACATCTCTTCTAACAACTGTCATCATTTCTTGGTAAGGGTCTGGTTATTCTGAGCTTTGCTGTGGTTGTGAAGGTGTGACATGGGTGAAGAAACGTGCCAGGGTTGGAGCAAGCTGTGTCAAACAGGGACAACGCCTAGATGGGTGGGGTCTGGGAGCCTGAACAGATCCCAGTGCTGGTAAGAGCACCCAGACAGCTCGAGACACAAAGTGCTTTGCTTGCAGAGCCTGGCGGAGAGCCACTGCCTGTTCCTCAACTGCCCTGTGCTCAGATCATCCCTCTTCCCTCTTCAGGAGGACGATCCATGCTGTCACTCCATgggcccagctcctgccactctcTCAGAGCACATTCAGGCACATCCATCCTGTCTGTGCAGCTTCTGGCACCTGTGGGGTGCCTCCACTCCAAAGCAAtccagctgctccaagctgaGCACGTGCCCTGACACTGCAACTACACCTTCAACTCACCAAACACCTGGTAGGGATGGGTGAGGATCCtcccacaggcagggaaggaggcaaaaagctgctgcttcccaccTTTGAGGGGGCACAAGGTGCTGAGAGGAGAACCAAGGAACCAGAGCATGGCTGAAATGTTCATTTCCAGCATTGGCCTAATTCCTTATATTTGCAAAACTCAATAGAAGAGCCTTGGAACGTGCTGTTCCCAGCTGTGGATGTGAATTTGCCTTTGCACTCACCTGCCATGGCTTGTGGGAGGCTCTTGCTGCCCTAGGGAGGTTCAGCAAtgctctccagctcctcatcTGAGGCCCAGCACGGTGCAGGTAGTGGGGACAGCTCCTCGTGCAAAATAAGTGAAGCTTCTACCTACCAAAGTAAAAAAGGGGAAGTTACACCATCAACCACATTTCTGTGCAGGGTGGACCCCACCCAAATCAGCTGCAGAGTGgcagagatgaaagaaaagcagagcacCCTTTAACTCAGGGTCTCAGAGTCCTTGGGCTCTCACTCCAGACTGCCAGGGAGCCATGGAAATGTCACCAAGATGAGAGGAAAGAGCAGGGAGCTGTCCAGGGAGCCCATGGACTGATCCCAGCCTGGATGGCAGCTCAGACAACAGGAAAATGCAAAGGTGGCTCCTGCAGAAAGCCACGTGCAAGCAAGAGTGGTTCTCATCAAAAGCTGAGGGCTCCATCCTCCACCCTCACCCTTTCAGCTGAGGCTTTGGCCTTTCCTATCAGCAGAGTGGAAAGAAAGTCACGCTGATAAGGTCAGCAGATGACCCCAGATTGAAGGGGAGGAAATCAGCAGGAAGGCCGAGCCACGAGTGCAGGGCTGCACGTTCAGCACCAGGAGATCACCCCCAAATTGTCCCCAAATCTGGAATCCAAAGGGTCAGTGAGACCCCGGCACATCACCCCTGTGAGctttgctttttcctcaggGGGAACCTCCAGCTCATGGGTCTGTTCAGGACAGAGCTGGTGGAATGTGGGAAGTGGATTTGTagggagtttttagggtttggTTTAAGGAAATGGATTTGTTGAGTTTTAGGACTGGATAGAAAGTTCTGGGTCTCTGGGTCTGGGTCAGGAAAAGGGTATTGTCCAACAGTGCAATGTTCCTGGGGCTCTAAGTAGCTTCTCCAAGAGCTGGCAATGTTTGAGTCTCAGGGATTCCTGAGAGATCTGTGGAGAGGATGGGACTGGGGCAGACAAACTCTATTGCCCGAGGCAggtgagctgctgggagagcttgACCCCCTCACCCTTGGTGTTCTGCTTCTCTGGACcagcaaaacaaggaaaaatctTCCTAAAAAATGCCCTTTCCACAAACACATCCAATGCAAGGAGACCCCAGCTCATGACTGAGGATTAATGGGGTCTGAGCCCCCACGTGAAGAAGAATTCCTGCTCTGTCTCATCCCCATTgctctctgcagccacagcctgagctggaTCTTGGCCTTTCTCCCCTGCTGACATCCCAGTTCAGATGTTCTTTCTTTGAAGCCAAGTGGGGCAGAGGATGGACACCCCCTCCTGCGACATTTCTCGTATTTTCCCTTCAGATCAGAGCCAGAATCTGCCTGAAACTGCTTGACACTGCCAGAAACTGTCTGAAACTGCCTGGTGGCTccttgtgctgggctgggaagggtcaggggacacacaggggacacctgAAGCCCTCTGGACCTCTCCAGCTCCGTGCCTAAAGCAGGTATTGATGGATGAGGCACCTCAGCATCCCTGGCACCCTCCAGAAGTCAACAGGAAAGCCAAAACACCTTGGCCTCAGAGAGAGGAGCTTGTCTGCActcagagaggagcaggagagcagctcagctccctgtgcccatggcctgtccctcctgtcctggggctgctgctcccaggaagGTTTCCACCCACAGATTGTGGGGCAGCCACAAGTAACTGCCGGGCAAAAAGAGCAAATTACAAACACAAGATAAAACATCGATGATTCCTCTTGAggttttcctgctgtgctgctgcacagtcCTGATTAAAGCTCGTGCTTTCAGATATTAAGATTTAAAATACCAAACCATGGGTTCAGCTCTGTGGAGAGCTCAGTGTCAGGCTGCatggccccagcacagcccatggcATCCACTTGCAGGTGTTTTTGTGCTCCAGGAAGGGTGGAGTAGATTTGGTTTAAAAATGACTGAGCACTCCTGGCAGTTGAGTGGTTGCACTTCCCCGCTTTGGTCTCTTCTACTAAAtgcacagagcatttcccaCATCCCAGTCCCCGGTCTTCTGCCCCCAGAGGAGCCAAGAAGAGCCAAGAGAGCCCCTCTGATCTGGGCTGACCCAAACTCTGCAGATTTGACTTTTCACAGCGCTCAAAACCAGCTGAGCTGTTTGCCCTTTCATTTAAATGGGTGATGGTGAATCTCTGTAAGAAaagaggctctgcagagcatttctcaaaggaaaacaaggataTGAAAGACCAAATTTCAGGATTGTCTCCTCAGGAGCACATTCACAACTTTAAATGGCCAAGTTTTTCTGATGATTTTTTAAAGTGGCTTTTTTCTAGAACCTTACATTTCCTCAGGGCAAGAAAACATTAAAGAGAAAGTGTGGGAGAATTATGAAATCACACCTCAAAATCACTTCTAATCTTGCTTCCAGCACCCCCTGAGGCTGTGACTGTGCTGTGCCAGGTTCTATCTGCCCTGGCATTTCCACCCTGGGCTATATCACCCATCAGTGCCAGTCAGGGGGACGTGGGCACTGAGCTGGCCAGGCCAGAGATGCCCTGATTAACCCAATCAGCCCTTTGCACATGGtttcctggctgctgggcacagctgcctgcaggctataaaagcagctcctggctAGGGGCAAACTCAGGATTGCACCCAAGTGGGAAAAGATGTGCCAGCTTTGGACAGTGCCAGCcctgtttctgctgctctgctgcccctgggccaaTGCCAGTGAGTCAGGGCTGTGCTTTGGGGCTGCTTTGGGGGGGTTTCAGAAGCCCCTGGCTCATATTaggctgggtttttttgcaggTTCTCTACGGGGTGAGATTGTGGGGGGCCACGAGGCACGGCCCCACTCGCACCCCTACATGGCATACCTGAAGATAGTAGAGCAGGGGTTCTGTGGGGGCTTCCTGGTGGCCCCTGACTGGGTGATGTCAGCTGCACACTGCCTGGGGTGAGTATTGATACAGGGGTTTtatccctttttttctcccctagAGTGGGAGTTCTTTCCCTGGAGTGATTTTGGAGCAGGTCCCTCTCTGCACCTGCCTGTAAAATGAGTTATATCAAATGAGGGAGGGAGTGAGTGACTACCAGCCTGATTTCCCCTTTCCCCAGCCTGatttcccctttcctcccccttctgccatggccaggaacaCCACAGTCATCCTGGGGGCTCACAACATCTTTGAACCAGAAAAATCCCAGCAGGTCCGAGGAGTGCTCAAGTACTACGAGCACCCTGAGTACAACCCCATCACCAATGCAAACGACATCATGCTGCTGCAGGCAAGGAGTTCTGAgggtgcagaggggctgggggacaccaggggctGGGTAGAGCTTGTCCTGTTTGGGGGCTCGttccccaaagctgctcctgccccaggtgcTGGAGGTTGGGAGGGATCTGGGAaggagccatgggcaggggTTGGAGCCTCGTGTGGCTCtcacagcagctggcagagcctgctagaccctgcctgcctctgcagaGCAAATATCCCGCTCACAGCCCTCTCTGAACCCCTTCTAGCTGACATCAAGGGTCACTCTCAATGAATACGTGCagcccatccctctgcccaggaCTGGCAGTGACCTCCCCACGGGCACCAAGTGCATGATTGCAGGCTGGGGTCTGATCGACGAGGACAGGCCCACCAGCAAGCTCTTTGAGACCCAGGTGTCCATCTACAGCCGCAGGAAATGCAGCCTCTTCTACCCAAACCTGAATTCTGGCATGATCTGTGCTGGCAGCTTCCACCAGCTGAGGGATTCCAGCCAGGTAGGAGAGGGCACAGGGGATGTtctgggagctggggcagctcccagggcaggtgACAAGTGTTTGAGCACAGGGTTTGCCTCTCTGGATGTCCTGGCACCAGCCACAGGGGTAGAGCTCAGCCCAGTTGGGAAATGGGGCAggaatggagccccagggcagggagggagcaaaTCTGTTACcacaggcaagaaaaaaaaaatatctgttgtCTCTAAAATGAACTTTATCTCTCCCCAGGGAGATTCTGGTGGGCCCCTGGTGTGCAATAAGGTGGCACAAGGAATTGTTTCCTTTGGCCATGATTCCCCACCCGGGGTCTACGCCCGCATCTCCAACTACCTGCCCTGGATCAGGAAAGTCATGAATAAGTAATGGCAGTCAGTGGGAGCatttctccagctctgctgtgcccgggACACTGCAAATCTTCCTTCCTGCCCCTGCTGAAGGCTCAACTCCCTGCTGTCTCCTCAGGAACCCAAATTACTTGCTCAGGGCACCTTCACTGGGTTCTGGGGctgctgtctgtccctgtctgcctgtctgtcccccctggcaggagcagagatggcCCCAGATGGCACAAAAAGAGGCTGTGCCACAAGAAACCCCACTTCCTTCAGAGATAACCCTGTTCCTGCTTGAACCCTGCTTGCACTTCGAGTAAACTCAAAGCTGCCCCTCCCAGCGTGTGTTGTGTGTTTTTTGTGGCCTTGCCACAGAGAGAAGTGTTTAAATCGCATGATTaatgtttaaatgtttaaatCACATGTTTAATGTTTAGATCTTTAAATTACATTTAACAGGAGggaggctctggctgctgcaccTGAGAGGTGCAGAAATCACAGCTCTGCATCCTCAATCTGTGGCAGAATCAGAAATAAGAGCTGGATTTGTCCTTCTTGGGGTGATGAGTATGGGAATGTGCCTCCTATTGATGGAGTGACAAAAGTATCTTTTGTTCcctcaaaaaggaaagaagcccGGAAGTTTCTCTCTTCCATTAGGTGAAAAAACCTCATAGGCCTGGGGAATTTCACTTCAAATTTAAGGATAGCTAATTAGGCAGAAGCCAAAAAATCCTGCTTgggcaatttactagaaaaagaagagaacaaagaaactaaAACTAATcacttttgtgaggtgttttaccaggagcaagaaCCTCTTGCACCTAGCTCAGTTTTCctctgtttgttattttgccttttattaaacctttttgtTCCCAACACTGCCACAGCAGCCATCCTGCTGACTTTATGCCCCTAAaagtagctgagctatcttggttGAGTAACAGACCTGCAAGAACTTATGGGACCTGACTTGAAGAAGCTGCAATTACTGATGAGGAGTAAAACTGCCCAGGTAGAAATGGGCAGGATGATGGGCACAGATCCCTTCACCAACTCCAGTGTGGTGCCACCCTCCTGGGagcatgggcagcagggctgtgggcaccagcagtgcccagggctctgagggttccatctctgctccctctcagcaccccagggcacagagcagctgcacagaaaggTCACAGGGCACTCTTGGGTTTTCTGTGGTTGAGATGACCCCTGAGGTattaaaagtcttttttccccagccctgtgacAAAAGAAGAAGTTGAGATTCCTCGGTTCTGCTTCTcaaagttgtttattttctcttatttattccattctttctccagcctgctgagatctgtccagcaggttgggttgaGACACAGTGCCTgtccttggggtggtgttaactttttatactaaaaactatgtgtacttCATTTACAATAATTctccaatacctatcacctatgttagacagtctgcCTCCACTCTAAACCAATTcagaagtgtcaccatcccagcagaagatggaggacaag
The Melospiza georgiana isolate bMelGeo1 chromosome 26, bMelGeo1.pri, whole genome shotgun sequence genome window above contains:
- the S1PR4 gene encoding sphingosine 1-phosphate receptor 4, with the protein product MAPPVLGWLVNRSLLLPLDSAHLLTSKASCLQLAATGNINIILQHYNFSGKLSKRHSADEGMGPLRTAFAVISCLIIVENLLVLLAVLRCLRGRRWVYSCIASITLSDLLAGIAYLCNLCLSGSKTFQLSPQLWFLREGILFVALAASTFSLLVTAVERYGAMVRPIAESEASKTLRLRGLIAACWLLAFAIGLLPMLGWNCLCDFQACSVLLPLYSKNYILFSVVMFSVILLGIIGLYISIFLLVQASSRQSCSRNGRRRSLRLLKTVLMILGAFIVCWSPLFVLLLLDVFCDTGACNHLRSLDWTLALALLNSGVNPVIYSLRSVEVRRAVGSLLSCCCVRAGLCRPGSCVTISDINSGSSTESSLRCRDSFRGPTAKSAQPRAPLSSNSSMMSNLPSL
- the LOC131093674 gene encoding mast cell protease 1A-like → MCQLWTVPALFLLLCCPWANASSLRGEIVGGHEARPHSHPYMAYLKIVEQGFCGGFLVAPDWVMSAAHCLGNTTVILGAHNIFEPEKSQQVRGVLKYYEHPEYNPITNANDIMLLQLTSRVTLNEYVQPIPLPRTGSDLPTGTKCMIAGWGLIDEDRPTSKLFETQVSIYSRRKCSLFYPNLNSGMICAGSFHQLRDSSQGDSGGPLVCNKVAQGIVSFGHDSPPGVYARISNYLPWIRKVMNK